The Micromonospora sp. NBC_00421 DNA window CGTGGTCGGCGGCTGGCCGCACGTGCAACAGCGGCACGAGATGTTCTCCGAGGCGCTCCAGATCATCCGTCCGCTGCTCAACGGCGAGACGCTGACCTTCTCCGGCAACCACTTCGACGTCCCCGACGCCTTCGTCTGGGACCGCCCGGAACGACCCGTGCCGATGGCCGTCGCCGCGTCCGGGCCGTCGTCGGCCGCGCTGGCCGCCGAGTACGCCGACGGCATCGTCGCCACCGAACCCGACTCCCGGATCATCCAGCTCTATGACGACGCGGGCGGCGCCGGGCAGCCCCGCTACGGCCAGGTGGCCATCTGCTACGGCCCCGACGAGGCCGAGTGCCGCAAGATCGTGCACGACCAGTTCCGCTGGTTCGGCAGCGGTTGGAAGGTCAACGCCGACCTGCCCGACCCGGACGCCTTCGCCGCCGCCACCCAGTTCGTCCGGGAGGAGGACGTCGCCGAGGGCATCCCCTGCGGCCCCGACGTCGAGCGGCACGTCGAGGCGTTCCGCTCCTTCGTCGACGCCGGCTTCACCCACGTGGCGCTCCTCCAGGTCGGCGGGGACAGCCAGCCGATGTTCCTGGACTGGGCGCAGGAGCAGTTGCTGCCCCGACTCCGCGAACTGTGACCACGGTGGCGGGTCGGGACGGGTCGCGCACCCGTCCCGACCCGCACCCGACCGGTGCCGGCCCCGGCGCATTGCGGCGCGCCCTCGCCGCGCCGCGCCCGACGGCCGGCCTGGGTGGGGACGCGATGGCGTCCCACCCGGCCGCCGACGTCAGCCGGAACCCCTGGCAGGTGCCGATCCTGCGCCGCGACGTCCTCGACGCCCGGCCGTGGCGGGTCGCCACCACCGTCTCGCACTCGGTACGCCACGCGGTGGAGACGGACCTGCCCGGATCACCGCGCCCACCCTCGTGCTCACCGGGGAACGGGACCCGATCGTGCCGCCCCGGTGGCGGCTTCGGCTGCCTCCTGATGATCCTCTTTTCGGTGCTCGCCTCGATCGTCCTGACCGTCCTGGTCAACCTGCTCCTCTGACGACGGCGGAACCGGATCTGGTGCCGCACCCGACGTCGTGCCCCACCGGGCCGGACGGCAGGAGGACCCCGGGCAGCGGCTGCCGCACACGCGGCATGGTGGGTACCACTTGCCCGGAGTAGACATGCCTGCTTGTCATATTTATGCCCCGGCGGCATAAGGACGTGCCGAGATGGTGGCCACCGGACAGGGTGCCCCGCGGGGTGCACCGCGTCGCCGACCGGACGGGCCACCCAGGCGCAAAGGCACCAGGATGAGCCCGGCTCGGTGCGATGACCAGCGCGGCTCGGTGCGATGACCGGTGCGGCTCGGTGCGATGACCGGTGCGGCGGCGTGCAGCCGGCGGGCATCCGCGACGAGCCCGTCAGGCCGGGTCGAGGTCCAGCTCAGCGACGACCGGGTAGTGGTCGGAGGCGTACTCGGTGTCGCCGCCGCGTACCACGTGGAAGTCCCGCAGCCGGGCGGCGAGCGCCGGGGTGCCGAGCAGGTAGTCCAGTCGCATGCCGGAGAACTCGACGCCGCCGCCGTGCCGGGTCGGCGCGGTCAGCCCGGCCTCGGCCGGCCCGCCGGCGTGGGTCGGATCGGCCGGCCCACCGGCGTGGGTCGGATCGGCCGGCCCGCCGGCGTGGTGGGTCCAGAGGTCGACCAGGCCGGCGGCGAGCAGCCGGGCCACCGCCCGGGTCTCCACGGTCCGCCCGTCGCGGCGCAGGTGCCGCCGCCGGTACGCCTCGGGCAGCCGGGCCACCCGGTCGGCGTGCTCGGTGCCCGGGTCGAGGGTGTTCAGGTCCCCGGCGACCAGGGCCAGCTCCCCCGGCGCGCGGCGCAGCGCCCCGGCGAGCCAGCCGGCCTCCACCCGCCGCCGCCACCCGGCGTACGGGTCGAGATGCGCGCTGAGCACGGTGAGCGGGCCGGCGGTGGTGGCCAGTTCCACCCGTTGCGCCGCGTGGTGGAACGGCCGACGGACCGGCCCCGCCGAGCGGGTCGGCCACGGCGGGCGGACCAGCACGGCCACCGGCTGACCGAAGCAGGCGCGGGCCAGGTGCGGGCGCATCCCCAGCCGGTCGGCGAACCCGGCCAGCACCCCCGGCCGGTCGAAGCCGCGCAGCTCCTGCACGGCCAGCACGTCGGGGGCCTGCGCGGCGACGACCCGGGACACCAGGTCCAGCCGGCCGGGGCCGGTGCGGTCCCGGCCGCCGGTCCTGATGTTCCAGGTCATCATCCGCAGCACTGTCGACGGCTCAATCCGGGCGGCCGGCCTTGGCCAGCTCGTCGTCCAGCTCGTCGACCTGTTCCGACTCGATCTCGGGCCGGTTGCCCTCGTACACGTCGGCGTTGGGGCGGATCACCCAGTAGAGCAGCCCGATCCAGAGGCCGCTGAGGATGAGCGCGCCCATGAAGTCCGTCGGGTGGTGCATCCCCCGGTACATCCGGGAGACCGCCACCCCGACCGGCATGATCACGGCGAGCGCCACGAACAGCCAACGCCACCAGCGGTCGGTACGGACGAACACGATGATCGCGACGGCCAGCCAGAGGCAGGTGGTCGCCGCGATGTGCCCGGACGGGAAGGACGAGGTGGGCATCTGCCCGTCCAGGTTCTCCACCGCCGGGCGGGGCCGCTCCACCACCCGGGCCGAGGCGAGGAAGAGGCTCAGCTCGCCGAAGAGCGCCAGCACCACGAAGAGCACGGGCCGCCACCGCTTCCAGATGGCCAGCACCAGCGGGCAGAAGACCAGCGAGACGATCAGGATGGCGTGGGTGTCGCCGAACTTGCTCCACCACCAGCTCAGCTCGGTGAGGAAGTCGGTGTGCCGGTCGGCGAACCAACGCGGCACGTCGGTGTCCAGGGTCTCGAAGACGGTGCCCTTGGCGTGGTAGCTGACGTAGCTGCCGA harbors:
- a CDS encoding endonuclease/exonuclease/phosphatase family protein is translated as MLRMMTWNIRTGGRDRTGPGRLDLVSRVVAAQAPDVLAVQELRGFDRPGVLAGFADRLGMRPHLARACFGQPVAVLVRPPWPTRSAGPVRRPFHHAAQRVELATTAGPLTVLSAHLDPYAGWRRRVEAGWLAGALRRAPGELALVAGDLNTLDPGTEHADRVARLPEAYRRRHLRRDGRTVETRAVARLLAAGLVDLWTHHAGGPADPTHAGGPADPTHAGGPAEAGLTAPTRHGGGVEFSGMRLDYLLGTPALAARLRDFHVVRGGDTEYASDHYPVVAELDLDPA
- a CDS encoding TIGR03557 family F420-dependent LLM class oxidoreductase, translated to MVSVGYTLMCEQTGPKQLVDHAVRAEAAGFDQLVMSDHYYPWLDAQGHSPYAWSVLGAVAHATSRAELMSFVTCPIRRYHPAVVAQKASTIGVLSDGRFTLGLGAGENLNEHVVGGWPHVQQRHEMFSEALQIIRPLLNGETLTFSGNHFDVPDAFVWDRPERPVPMAVAASGPSSAALAAEYADGIVATEPDSRIIQLYDDAGGAGQPRYGQVAICYGPDEAECRKIVHDQFRWFGSGWKVNADLPDPDAFAAATQFVREEDVAEGIPCGPDVERHVEAFRSFVDAGFTHVALLQVGGDSQPMFLDWAQEQLLPRLREL